Proteins co-encoded in one Aspergillus luchuensis IFO 4308 DNA, chromosome 6, nearly complete sequence genomic window:
- a CDS encoding serine/threonine-protein kinase (BUSCO:EOG09261AMX;~COG:T;~EggNog:ENOG410PI9E;~InterPro:IPR017441,IPR017892,IPR008271,IPR000961, IPR000719,IPR011009;~PFAM:PF00433,PF07714,PF00069;~go_function: GO:0004672 - protein kinase activity [Evidence IEA];~go_function: GO:0004674 - protein serine/threonine kinase activity [Evidence IEA];~go_function: GO:0005524 - ATP binding [Evidence IEA];~go_process: GO:0006468 - protein phosphorylation [Evidence IEA]): MALNIDTSDRPGLRLPNPPPLLHTRAGNEALDRPSTPAESGFTSPVQTPQGSPSKNRMPPGAIDLPNVFEKALKLNPTSPTKGTYNHYNHPMFAPPRSGEDFTESVIRQPPGSPTRKANKENTPPNSTRLTKDLGPNPAAAAISRHEPYQQRDLESIQRRQVPMRGLTPEELEKLQNPRVKRLVNVTQLYFLDHYFDLLSYVHNRQNRYAQFRSSNPEPPATPMETYEPALLKYLGRERAHLRKRRTRLRQHDFQILTQVGQGGYGQVYLAQKKDTREVCALKVMSKKLLFKLDEIRHILTERDILTAAKSDWLVKLLYAFQDDDQIYLAMEYVPGGDFRTLLNNTGVLHNRHARFYIAEMFSCIDALHALGYIHRDLKPENFLIDSSGHVKLTDFGLAAGMLNPGKIESMRVKLEEVGNTPVPFGRPMEQRTVAERRQGYRSLRERQVNYAKSIVGSPDYMAPEVLKGEQYDFTVDYWSLGCMLFEALAGYPPFAGATVDETWQNLKNWQKVLRKPVYEDPNYFLSRRTWDLITKLVASKEKRFKNIQEIHAHDYFSEVDFNHLREQRAPFVPELDSETDAGYFDDFTNEADMAKYKEVHDKQRALEEMAERDDKMSKGLFVGFTFRHRKPAMDGLGRGSPRKPIATDGSFGTMF; encoded by the exons ATGGCTCTCAATATCGACACCTCAGATCGCCCGGGCCTCCGTCTCCCCAACCCGCCGCCACTCCTTCATACTCGTGCCGGAAATGAAGCTCTCGATCGCCCCTCCACACCCGCTGAAAGTGGCTTCACCAGCCCCGTGCAAACCCCTCAAGGGAGTCCCAGCAAAAATCGCATGCCTCCCGGCGCAATCGACCTGCCCAACGTGTTCGAAAAAGCTCTCAAGCTGAACCCCACCTCGCCCACCAAAGGCACCTATAACCACTACAACCACCCCATGTTCGCGCCGCCCCGATCCGGCGAGGACTTTACCGAAAGTGTCATCCGTCAGCCACCAGGCAGTCCCACGCGCAAAGCCAACAAAGAAAACACCCCTCCCAACTCCACCCGTCTCACCAAAGACCTCGGTCCGAACCCCGCGGCTGCTGCCATCTCCCGTCATGAGCCATACCAGCAACGAGATCTCGAGAGCATTCAGCGTCGTCAGGTTCCCATGCGGGGGTTGACCccggaggagttggagaagctgcagaaTCCTAGAGTTAAGCGATTGGTAAATGTGACACAGCTTT ACTTCCTCGATCATTACTTTGATTTACTGAGCTACGTGCACAACCGCCAAAATCGCTATGCGCAGTTCCGGTCTTCCAACCCCGAGCCCCCCGCCACTCCGATGGAGACGTATGAGCCCGCTCTGCTGAAATATCTGGGTCGGGAACGGGCCCACCTCCGCAAACGCCGCACTCGACTCCGCCAGCACGACTTTCAGATCTTGACTCAAGTGGGCCAGGGAGGTTATGGACAGGTCTATCtggcgcagaagaaggataCACGGGAGGTGTGCGCGCTCAAGGTGATGAGCAAGAAGTTACTGTTCAAGTTGGACGAGATCCGTCATATTCTCACTGAGCGCGATATTTTGACGGCCGCCAAGAGCGACTGGTTGGTCAAGCTGCTGTACGCGTTCCAGGATGACGACCAGATCTACCTGGCAATGGAGTATGTGCCGGGAGGTGACTTTCGCACGCTGCTGAACAACACCGGAGTCTTGCATAATCGTCATGCTCGGTTCTACATTGCAGAGATGTTCAGCTGCATTGATGCGTTGCATGCGTTGGGATACATTCACCGCGATTTGAAGCCAGAAAACTTTCTCATTGACTCAAGTGGTCACGTCAAGCTGACCGACTTTGGCCTGGCCGCGGGTATGCTGAACCCGGGCAAGATTGAGTCCATGCGGGTGAAGCTCGAGGAGGTTGGCAACACGCCGGTGCCGTTCGGTCGCCCCATGGAACAGCGCACGGTGGCAGAGCGTCGCCAGGGATATCGGTCGCTGCGAGAGCGCCAGGTCAACTACGCCAAGTCGATTGTTGGGTCGCCCGACTACATGGCACCCGAAGTGCTCAAGGGCGAGCAGTATGATTTTACGGTCGACTACTGGAGTTTGGGATGCATGCTTTTCGAGGCCCTCGCCGGATACCCGCCGTTTGCGGGCGCGACGGTGGACGAGACGTGGCAGAACCTGAAGAACTGGCAAAAGGTGCTCCGCAAGCCGGTGTACGAAGACCCGAACTACTTCCTGTCGCGACGCACGTGGGACCTCATCACCAAGCTGGTGGCGTCGAAGGAGAAGCGGTTCAAGAACATTCAGGAGATCCACGCGCACGACTACTTCAGCGAGGTGGACTTTAACCATCTGCGCGAGCAGCGTGCGCCGTTTGTGCCCGAGCTGGATTCGGAGACAGACGCGGGCTACTTTGACGACTTTACCAACGAAGCGGACATGGCCAAGTATAAGGAGGTTCATGACAAGCAACGCGCGCTGGAAGAGATGGCGGAGCGTGATGATAAGATGAGCAAGGGATTATTTGTTGGATTTACATTCCG ACACCGCAAGCCGGCCATGGACGGGCTAGGCCGCGGCTCACCGCGCAAACCGATCGCGACGGACGGATCATTCGGAACGATGTTTTAG
- a CDS encoding Zn(II)2Cys6 transcription factor (COG:S;~EggNog:ENOG410PGT5;~InterPro:IPR036864,IPR021858,IPR001138;~PFAM:PF00172,PF11951;~go_function: GO:0000981 - DNA-binding transcription factor activity, RNA polymerase II-specific [Evidence IEA];~go_function: GO:0008270 - zinc ion binding [Evidence IEA];~go_process: GO:0006355 - regulation of transcription, DNA-templated [Evidence IEA]), protein MEDINIPSPSAILDVQRPYASAAGHSNPSVSPKNSTAGQRGAAKDRSKPKQTKSRNGCQTCKDKRLKCDETKPSCIQCRKRNVTCEGYIKKFKWRNGFGQKSFVGGTNGSANTKKAIQYQSNENPSTENSGSPIPQNQSRASKSQKAASSLPCMGSGSFMDFADLPSKNASPSKRTNRRSFSDKDSFSNPDEFIGQLTPVSFNEDILASSFTDISPSDQISWISDFSLAAVDQRPGNGREPKRDLGRNNSYAEEGFSFEELMEVDDEDIEEIVRRPDRSMKSGRPENADMTIAPHQELFNICREPNLGIASPEMLVLQFDRVTCGILSVKDGVHENPWRTLIWPLAKETPALYHAVFSLAAFHSSKEFPALRVHGVDHMRQSITHLVHDIRNMRVDAALATSLALAFADTWDQHTRTCIQHLKGAKALVSQVVGLGAQGEMRGINLSRVRFLYNTWLYMDVIARLTSREESGDQEVNAPFFQLPSHAVHEIDPLMGCATTLFPLINQVARLVQRVRKTTSNSISLISQAIELKRLVEQWEPPQFFEPPEDPSSEVQHSIQTAHAYRWATLLYLHQAVPEMPSEPTSELAKRVLILLATVPSSSRTLIIQMFPLLAAGSEAEQEDDRQWVLSRWESIQTRLMLGSIDRCIEIVREVWARRDAFEDEKQRLRGSSGRGITSVMENSANDRVPLTSLRPNDQMVRSTYAKEPWRRTIQEEWLTSKATIGNSRRSSAMSPLENIEFEKTVRGKLHWINVMQDWGWEVFLG, encoded by the exons ATGGaagacatcaacatcccttccccatctgcTATTCTAGACGTTCAGCGTCCCTACGCATCGGCTGCCGGGCATTCCAACCCGTCTGTCTCCCCCAAGAACTCGACTGCAGGCCAGCGAGGTGCTGCCAAAGATCGTAGCAAGCCGAAGCAGACCAAGAGCCGTAACG GCTGCCAGACTTGCAAGGACAAGCGATTGAAATGTGACGAGACGAAGCCAAGTTGTATTCAATGTAGGAAGCGAAACGTGACATGTGAAGGATACATAAAGAAATTCAAATGGCGCAACGGCTTTGGGCAGAAGAGTTTCGTTGGGGGAACGAATGGCAGTGCAAATACAAAGAAAG CTATCCAATATCAGTCTAATGAGAACCCAAGTACAGAAAATTCAGGATCCCCCATTCCACAGAACCAATCCAGGGCATCAAAGTCACAGAAAGCTGCCTCTAGCCTTCCTTGCATGGGCTCGGGGTCTTTTATGGATTTTGCTGACCTGCCCTCGAAGAATGCATCGCCTTCAAAACGCACGAACAGGCGTTCATTCAGCGACAAGGATTCGTTTAGCAACCCAGATGAGTTTATTGGTCAGCTAACGCCAGTGAGCTTCAATGAAGACATTCTCGCATCGTCATTCACAGACATCTCGCCTTCAGACCAGATTTCTTGGATTTCTGATTTCTCATTGGCTGCAGTAGACCAAAGGCCGGGGAATGGGCGCGAGCCCAAACGTGACCTTGGGCGCAACAACTCCTATGCAGAAGAAGGTTTTAGCTTCGAAGAATTAatggaggttgatgatgaggatatcgagGAGATAGTACGAAGGCCCGACCGAAGCATGAAGTCCGGGCGGCCGGAGAACGCCGACATGACCATCGCTCCGCACCAGGAACTATTCAACATCTGCAGAGAACCCAACCTCGGCATTGCAAGCCCAGAAATGCTGGTTTTGCAATTTGATAGGGTGACGTGTGGGATATTGTCTGTAAAGGACGGTGTCCATGAGAATCCGTGGCGAACTTTGATCTGGCCGTTGGCTAAAGAGACTCCAGCTCTGTATCATGCTGTGTTTTCGCTTGCTGCCTTCCATTCAAGCAAAGAGTTTCCGGCCTTGCGAGTTCACGGTGTGGACCATATGCGCCAGAGTATCACCCACTTGGTGCACGACATACGGAACATGAGGGTTGATGCAGCATTAGCGACGAGCCTGGCGCTTGCGTTTGCCGATACCTGGGACCAACACACTCGTACCTGCATTCAGCATCTGAAAGGTGCCAAAGCACTGGTCTCGCAAGTGGTGGGGCTCGGTGCTCAAGGCGAAATGCGTGGGATTAACCTGAGCAGGGTGCGTTTCCTCTACAACACGTGGCTGTATATGGACGTAATTGCTCGCTTGACCTCTCGTGAAGAATCGGGGGATCAGGAGGTGAATGCTCCCTTCTTTCAACTCCCAAGCCACGCTGTACATGAAATTGATCCTCTGATGGGTTGTGCAACGACACTATTCCCTCTGATAAATCAAGTGGCTCGGTTGGTTCAGCGTGTTCGCAAGACGACATCCAACTCCATCTCGCTTATTTCGCAAGCCATAGAGCTGAAGAGGCTTGTTGAGCAGTGGGAGCCACCGCAATTCTTCGAGCCTCCAGAGGACCCATCTTCCGAGGTCCAGCATAGTATTCAAACAGCCCATGCTTATCGCTGGGCAACATTGTTATACCTTCACCAGGCGGTACCTGAGATGCCTTCAGAGCCGACCTCTGAGCTTGCCAAGCGCGTGCTGATTTTGTTGGCTACCGTTCCTTCAAGTTCTCGAACCCTGATTATCCAGATGTTCCCTCTGTTGGCGGCAGGATCCGAAGCAGAGCAAGAGGATGATCGTCAGTGGGTGTTGAGCCGGTGGGAATCTATTCAAACCCGCCTCATGCTGGGCTCAATTGATCGCTGCATTGAGATAGTCCGCGAAGTCTGGGCACGCAGGGATGCTTTCGAAGATGAGAAACAACGGTTGCGGGGATCGTCTGGGCGTGGGATCACCTCTGTCATGGAGAATTCGGCGAACGATAGAGTACCTCTCACCAGCCTTAGACCGAATGATCAGATGGTCCGTAGTACCTACGCCAAGGAGCcatggaggaggacgatCCAGGAGGAATGGTTGACCTCTAAGGCTACTATTGGGAACTCGCGACGGAGCTCGGCTATGTCCCCGTTGGAGAATATTGAATTCGAAAAGACGGTTCGGGGCAAATTGCACTGGATCAACGTAATGCAggattggggatgggaag TGTTCCTCGGTTGA
- a CDS encoding cupin domain-containing protein (COG:S;~EggNog:ENOG410PP8H;~InterPro:IPR014710,IPR010424,IPR011051;~PFAM:PF05899), which produces MAVAFKHHPRSQQTYEPPLIANENAFLGDVDSSDSYNPEKPISAGFYRLEKGTPLVYEYTFDEMKIILEGKFEISDETGQKVEAFPGDVFHFPKGSKVTFTTPSYGLAFFTGQRAKTV; this is translated from the exons ATGGCCGTCGCATTCAAGCACCACCCTCGATCCCAACAAACCTATGAGCCTCCGCTCATTGCCAATGAGAATGCATTTTTGGGGGATGTGGATTCAAG TGACAGCTACAACCCCGAAAAACCCATCTCGGCCGGTTTCTACCGTCTGGAAAAAGGGACCCCACTCGTGTACGAATACACCTTCGATGAGATGAAAATCATCCTGGAAGGCAAGTTCGAGATCTCGGATGAGACCGGTCAAAAGGTTGAGGCTTTTCCCGGGGATGTGTTTCATTTTCCCAAGGGAAGTAAGGTGACTTTTACGACGCCGTCGTATGGGTTGGCTTTTTTT aCGGGACAACGGGCCAAGACTGTTTGA
- a CDS encoding LamB/YcsF family protein (COG:S;~EggNog:ENOG410PNN3;~InterPro:IPR011330,IPR005501;~PFAM:PF03746;~go_function: GO:0003824 - catalytic activity [Evidence IEA];~go_process: GO:0005975 - carbohydrate metabolic process [Evidence IEA]) — translation MPPLRTKVFINVDLGEGYGNFKCGPDEELIPLIDQANVACGFHAGDPLIMQETVSLCKKHNISIGAHPGLPDVQGFGRREMKLSPEEHTANIIYQVGALQGFLARENIPLHHVKPHGVLYGMMCRDLEVARAVIRGIPAGVPVVGLGGTYMEQAAKELGVPFWAELFGDVKYGPDGMLVIDRKKKPWKIEDVKAHVRQQVEDSSATAVDGSVVQMGVKDYPVTICCHSDSPGCLEIVKATREVVDEFNRANGFA, via the exons ATGCCTCCCCTACGAACCAAAGTCTTCATCAACGTCGACCTCGGCGAAGGCTACGGGAACTTCAAATGCGGCCCGGACGAAGAACTCATCCCCCTCATCGACCAGGCCAACGTAGCCTGTGGATTCCA TGCCGGTGACCCCCTAATAATGCAAGAAACCGTCTCCCTTTGCAAAAAGCACAACATATCGATCGGCGCCCACCCCGGCCTCCCCGACGTGCAAGGCTTCGGCCGACGCGAAATGAAGCTCAGCCCGGAAGAACACACCGCCAACATCATCTACCAAGTCGGGGCGTTACAAGGCTTCCTAGCACGCGAAAacatccccctccaccacgtCAAGCCACACGGCGTGCTCTACGGCATGATGTGTCGCGACCTGGAAGTCGCGCGGGCTGTCATAAGGGGAATACCAGCTGGGGTTCCGGTAGTAGGGCTAGGAGGAACATACATGGAGCAGGCGGCGAAGGAGCTGGGGGTGCCGTTCTGGGCGGAGCTGTTCGGAGATGTCAAGTACGGGCCGGATGGGATGCTGGTGATTGatcggaagaagaaaccGTGGAAGATTGAGGATGTCAAGGCGCATGTAAGGCAGCAGGTGGAGGATTCGTCGGCCACGGCTGTTGATGGGTCGGTGGTGCAGATGGGGGTTAAGGATTATCCGGTTACCATTTGTTGTCATTCGGATTCGCCGGGGTGTTTGGAGATTGTGAAGGCGACGAGGGAGGTGGTTGACGAGTTTAATAGGGCGAATGGGTTTGCGTGA
- a CDS encoding asparagine synthetase B family protein (COG:E;~EggNog:ENOG410PKVY;~InterPro:IPR029055,IPR006426,IPR017932,IPR033738, IPR001962;~MEROPS:MER0034539;~PFAM:PF13522,PF00733,PF13537;~go_function: GO:0004066 - asparagine synthase (glutamine-hydrolyzing) activity [Evidence IEA];~go_process: GO:0006529 - asparagine biosynthetic process [Evidence IEA]): MCGLTAFLALHGRSDWQHDEFTSTADLEQKVNDSLDLIRHRGPDARGQWLSSDCRVGLGHVRLSIIDLSPAGNQPFHDSEDNVHAVVNGELYDYDRIKAELPGEYDFKSKSDCEIVIALYKHYGESFLSHLRGEFALVLYDARRQLFIAARDRYGIKSLYYTVIDGRLVVATEMKCFLSFGWSPEWNVANLREKGWLYGPQMYFKDVSRVGPGQYLVSQDFNTPRVKSYWDLDYPDKHHAYPHSEEETVARVRELLLESVQHRLRADVGVGVFLSGGLDSSAIAGMTAHIIRQGQSLGNDASGNLSNLSCFTVQFDKTSGLDESDVARRTAEWLGVDFHPVIMDEEAIASRLEDTVWHTETPIRDVNGMGRLALAEAAHAAGKRVVLTGEGSDEHFAGYADFIWRYILEPDHSWASSDTMAELSEARKVAHALIAKGFLGALPPPSDAEASRTLNDSSVFPRFNAVFQPRFQKWVYKDSHNRPELLFARSFSEKVLADVATKWHPLHSSEYQWTKSILANYILRYLGDNIDMVYQIESRPPFLDHHLTEYVNGIPPSLKIKYCSATKTFREKHILREAMKPFVTEEVYNRTKQPYVGPTKYRKNGPVYRILEKLVTEANVRALGFLEWRGVQEDFVRAFRDHDTLSFKNTLSVAQMVVLGKRFGVKTAEDPQREVVAYEGTENAMLRSRL; this comes from the exons ATGTGTGGACTCACAGCTTTTCTTGCCCTCCATGGGAGGTCTGACTGGCAGCATGACGAGTTTACAAGCACTGCAGATTTGGAACAGAAGGTCAACGACAGTCTGGACCTGATCAGACACCGAGGACCTGACGCTCGAGGGCAATGGCTTAGCTCGGACTGTCGAGTTG GGCTTGGACACGTCCGACTTTCAATTATCGACCTGAGTCCCGCCGGAAACCAGCCATTCCACGACAGTGAAGACAATGTTCATGCCGTTGTAAACGGTGAGCTTTACGACTATGACCGTATCAAGGCTGAACTACCGGGCGAATATGACTTCAAAAGTAAAAGCGATTGCGAAATTGTCATTGCACTTTACAAACATTACGGAGAGTCGTTCCTCTCGCATTTACGGGGCGAGTTCGCTCTAGTCCTATATGATGCCAGGCGACAGCTGTTCATTGCTGCCAGAGACCGATATGGAATCAAGTCCCTCTACTATACGGTAATAGATGGCCGACTAGTGGTTGCCACTGAGATGAAATGTTTTCTGTCTTTCGGATGGAGTCCTGAATGGAATGTCGCCAATTTGCGGGAGAAGGGCTGGCTGTATGGGCCCCAGATGTACTTCAAAGACGTGAGCCGA GTCGGTCCTGGCCAGTACCTCGTTAGCCAAGACTTCAATACTCCTCGGGTGAAATCCTACTGGGATCTTGACTACCCCGATAAA CATCATGCCTACCCACActcagaagaagagacagtgGCCAGAGTCCGGGAGCTTCTACTAGAATCAGTGCAACATCGACTTCGTGCTGACGTGGGTGTTGGCGTATTCTTAAGTGGAGGGCTGGACTCTTCGGCCATTGCGGGTATGACGGCACATATTATTCGACAAGGCCAGAGCCTAGGAAACGATGCAAGCGGAAACCTCTCCAACCTAAGCTGTTTTACGGTCCAGTTCGATAAGACCAGTGGCTTGGATGAATCAG ATGTCGCCCGCAGAACGGCCGAATGGCTAGGAGTGGATTTCCATCCAGTCATTATGGACGAAGAGGCCATTGCTTCCAGACTAGAAGATACAGTGTGGCATACAGAGACACCCATACGCGACGTGAATGGAATGGGCCGTTTAGCCCTCGCAGAGGCCGCCCATGCAGCAGGCAAAAGAGTCGTGCTCACCGGCGAAGGGTCCGACGAGCACTTTGCTGGCTATGCAGACTTCATATGGCGTTACATACTGGAACCAGACCATTCATGGGCCTCATCAGACACCATGGCTGAGCTATCGGAGGCACGGAAGGTCGCCCATGCGTTAATCGCCAAAGGCTTTCTAGGCGcacttccccctccttctgatGCGGAGGCTTCACGAACTCTCAACGATAGTTCCGTGTTTCCCAGATTCAACGCAGTATTCCAGCCACGCTTCCAAAAGTGGGTCTACAAAGACAGTCACAATCGCCCTGAGCTGTTATTTGCCAGAAGCTTTAGTGAGAAGGTCCTTGCAGACGTGGCTACAAAGTGGCATCCGTTGCATTCATCAGAATACCAGTGGACTAAAAGTATATTGGCCAATTATATTCTCCGGTACCTCGGGGACAACATCGACATGGTGTACCAGATTGAGTCGCGACCGCCCTTCCTTGACCATCACCTCACCGAATATGTGAACGGGATTCCCCCTAGTCTGAAAATCAAATACTGCTCTGCGACAAAGACCTTTCGTGAGAAGCATATTCTGCGCGAGGCAATGAAGCCATTCGTCACCGAGGAGGTCTATAACCGTACCAAGCAACCTTATGTCGGTCCGACCAAGTACAGAAAGAATGGGCCGGTGTATAGGATCCTCGAGAAGTTAGTGACAGAGGCTAATGTCAGAGCTCTGGGGTTCTTGGAGTGGCGTGGGGTACAGGAGGATTTCGTGAGAGCCTTTCGCGATCATGATACACTGTCGTTCAAGAATACACTATCGGTGGCTCAGATGGTCGTTCTTGGGAAGCGGTTCGGGGTGAAGACAGCGGAGGATCCTCAGAGAGAGGTGGTGGCATATGAAGGGACTGAGAATGCGATGCTTAGGAGTCGATTGTAA
- a CDS encoding uncharacterized protein (COG:S;~EggNog:ENOG410PQGS;~InterPro:IPR012882,IPR036249;~PFAM:PF07955;~go_component: GO:0005739 - mitochondrion [Evidence IEA];~go_function: GO:0016491 - oxidoreductase activity [Evidence IEA];~go_process: GO:0055114 - oxidation-reduction process [Evidence IEA]), which translates to MVFRFAKTLDPITLFHAPNLPSSKSALSILQRASTTAASTTGTPRGEFQLEVSTAPPTNDQLRNILDYVSGSNTGSGAGIGKVYGVGEVVRGARDAEDAVKRFKADPEGSFVRPITVDWTKGQAVVGDNESEILKMVQELE; encoded by the exons ATGGTCTTCCGCTTC GCCAAAACCCTCGACCCAATAACCCTCTTCCACGCCCCCAACCTGCCCTCCAGCAAATCCGCCTTATCCATCCTGCAACGCGCATCCACAACAGCCGCAAGCACGACAGGCACTCCGCGGGGCGAATTCCAGCTGGAGGTGAGCACAGCGCCGCCGACGAACGACCAGTTGCGGAATATTCTTGACTATGTATCGGGGAGTAACACGGGGAGTGGTGCTGGGATTGGCAAGGTGTATGGGGTGGGCGAGGTGGTGAGGGGGGCGAGggatgcggaggatgcggtTAAGAGGTTTAAGGCGGATCCTGAGGGGAGTTTTGTGAGACCTATT ACAGTCGACTGGACGAAAGGACAGGCTGTGGTTGGGGATAATGAGTCGGAGATTCTCAAGATGGTGCAGGAGTTGGAGTGA